One part of the Prunus persica cultivar Lovell chromosome G5, Prunus_persica_NCBIv2, whole genome shotgun sequence genome encodes these proteins:
- the LOC18777181 gene encoding cation/H(+) antiporter 18 encodes MATNATVASACPAPMKATSNGVFQGDNPLDFALPLAILQICLVVALTRILAYLLRPLRQPRVIAEIVGGILLGPSALGHSKNYLDTIFPKRSLTVLDTLANLGLLFFLFLVGLELDPKSIRRTGKKALCIAAAGITLPFVLGIGTSFALRATISKGVDGPPFLVFMGVALSITAFPVLARILAELKLLTTDVGRMAMSAAAVNDVAAWVLLALAISLSGTGRSPLVSLWVFLCGCGFVLGCVFFVRPIFKWMAQRCPEGEPVEELYVCATLVAVLAAGFVTDTIGIHALFGAFVLGILVPKEGPFAGALVEKVEDLVSGLFLPLYFVSSGLKTDVATIRGAQSWGLLVLVISTACFGKIIGTIGVSLLCRMPFQEAMALGFLMNTKGLVELIVLNIGKDRKVLNDQTFAIMVLMAIFTTFITTPIVMAVYKPAKRKSNSNYKYRTIERKDPSTQLRILTCFHGTRNLPTMINLIEASRGTEKRERLCVYAMHLMELNERSSAIVMVHKARRNGLPFWNKGSDNNKVVVAFETFEQLSRVAIRPMTAISSISSMHEDICASAERERAAMIIIPFHKHQRLDGALETTRTEYRGVNRRVLENAPCSVGIMVDRGLGGTTHISASNVSSTVVVLFFGGSDDREALAYGMRMAEHPGNNLTVVHFLASPELEKEIVRVDINDGSDASAGPGNEKLIVELQQKISNDGSIKYEERTVRNVAETTDSIREFNRCNLFLVGRRPEGQVAAALNVNLKVKSDCPELGPVGSLLTSPDFTTAASVLVVQQYHGLAVLPGPVSSSKAVVLPEEESETS; translated from the exons ATGGCTACAAATGCCACAGTTGCAAGTGCATGCCCAGCACCCATGAAAGCAACATCCAATGGGGTCTTTCAGGGTGATAATCCTCTGGATTTTGCTCTCCCTCTTGCCATCTTACAGATATGTCTTGTGGTTGCACTTACACGGATTCTTGCTTATCTTCTCCGGCCACTAAGACAGCCTCGTGTTATTGCAGAGATTGTG GGAGGAATATTACTTGGCCCCTCAGCTCTTGGTCACAGCAAAAATTACCTGGATACAATTTTTCCAAAAAGAAGTCTCACGGTGTTAGATACTTTAGCCAATCTTggtcttctcttctttcttttcctggtAGGCTTGGAGTTAGATCCAAAGTCCATCCGCCGGACTGGAAAGAAGGCTCTATGCATAGCTGCTGCAGGAATTACTCTACCTTTTGTATTAGGAATTGGTACATCATTTGCCCTCCGAGCAACTATATCTAAAGGTGTAGATGGACCCccatttcttgttttcatggGAGTGGCTCTTTCTATAACTGCCTTCCCTGTTTTGGCGCGTATTCTGGCTGAGCTGAAGCTTTTAACCACTGATGTTGGTCGAATGGCCATGTCAGCAGCAGCAGTCAATGATGTGGCTGCATGGGTTCTTCTTGCTCTTGCCATTTCCCTCTCCGGCACTGGCCGTTCTCCCCTGGTTTCACTATGGGTTTTCTTGTGTGGGTGTGGTTTTGTTCTCGGTTGTGTATTTTTTGTTCGACCTATCTTTAAATGGATGGCACAGCGCTGTCCTGAGGGCGAACCAGTAGAAGAATTGTATGTGTGTGCTACTTTAGTTGCAGTTTTGGCAGCTGGGTTTGTCACTGATACTATTGGAATTCATGCTCTATTTGGTGCATTTGTGCTTGGAATTCTTGTTCCAAAAGAAGGGCCATTTGCAGGCGCTCTTGTTGAAAAAGTTGAGGATCTTGTATCTGGTCTGTTCCTCCCATTATACTTTGTCTCAAGTGGATTGAAGACCGATGTAGCTACAATTCGTGGAGCTCAGTCATGGGGCCTCCTAGTCTTGGTCATTTCAACAGCCTGTTTTGGGAAGATCATTGGGACTATAGGTGTTTCCCTCCTCTGCAGAATGCCCTTTCAAGAGGCTATGGCTCTGGGATTTCTCATGAATACAAAAGGGTTGGTGGAGCTCATTGTCCTTAACATTGGCAAAGACAGAAAG GTTTTGAATGATCAAACATTTGCTATCATGGTTCTCATGGCTATCTTCACAACCTTCATTACAACACCTATAGTAATGGCAGTATACAAGCCAGCTAAAAGAAAGAGCAATTCAAATTACAAGTACAGAACTATTGAAAGGAAAGACCCAAGTACTCAGCTCCGAATTTTGACCTGTTTCCACGGTACAAGGAACCTCCCCACAATGATTAATCTCATTGAGGCTTCTCGTGGGACTGAAAAGAGGGAACGGCTTTGTGTGTATGCAATGCATCTTATGGAGCTTAACGAGAGATCTTCTGCAATTGTGATGGTTCACAAAGCGAGAAGAAATGGGCTACCCTTTTGGAATAAGGGGTCAGATAACAATAAAGTTGTTGTGGCTTTTGAAACCTTTGAGCAGTTGAGTCGAGTGGCTATCCGCCCAATGACAGCAATCTCTTCTATCTCTAGCATGCATGAAGACATCTGTGCAAGTGCTGAAAGGGAAAGGGCAGCAATGATTATTATCCCATTCCACAAGCACCAGAGGTTGGATGGGGCATTGGAGACAACTCGAACTGAATACAGAGGGGTCAACCGGAGGGTTCTTGAGAACGCACCATGCTCAGTTGGGATCATGGTGGACCGTGGTCTTGGTGGAACCACTCATATATCTGCCAGCAATGTTTCTTCAACCGTGGTTGTCCTATTCTTTGGGGGTAGTGATGATCGCGAGGCCCTTGCTTACGGTATGCGAATGGCTGAACACCCGGGTAACAATTTAACTGTTGTTCACTTCTTAGCAAGTCCTGAACTTGAGAAGGAGATTGTCAGAGTAGATATAAACGATGGCTCTGACGCTTCAGCCGGGCCAGGGAATGAGAAGCTCATTGTTGAGCTGCAGCAGAAGATTTCAAATGATGGCTCAATCAAATATGAGGAGAGAACAGTGAGAAATGTtgcagaaactactgattcgattcgCGAGTTCAATCGTTGTAATCTGTTTTTGGTTGGTCGACGGCCTGAGGGTCAAGTAGCTGCTGCTTTGAATGTGAATTTGAAGGTGAAGAGTGACTGTCCTGAACTGGGGCCTGTAGGTAGCTTGCTGACCTCTCCAGATTTCACAACTGCAGCATCAGTCTTGGTAGTGCAGCAGTATCATGGCCTGGCAGTGCTTCCGGGCCCAGTTTCTTCGTCGAAGGCGGTTGTGTTGCCTGAGGAAGAATCAGAAACCAGCTGA